A genomic segment from Aegilops tauschii subsp. strangulata cultivar AL8/78 chromosome 1, Aet v6.0, whole genome shotgun sequence encodes:
- the LOC109782202 gene encoding uncharacterized protein, whose amino-acid sequence MAASLRAAATRILRPAVLPGEGLRRIFHTQQLSKSTRAYEEGHRPSIFTLKEYRASRIQETKEQLYDLIAGAEANSKTFLLNKSLLKDLSTQVKPRPEDPHWCKISRTKKVTDITMSAGILVISGLTYYALTSCPEIVKFGDYLVTAESVPMIRERLQRQVIQERLQRQAVQERLSKQYGYWPVATAEGVDKQDGYQRVATAEGADKQDAYQPVAAAEGAYKRDGYQPVATAEGADKQDGYQRVATAEGADKQDGYQRVATAEREWTQARGNLQKQAE is encoded by the exons ATGGCGGCTTCCCTCCGCGCGGCGGCGACGAGGATCCTGCGCCCGGCGGTGCTTCCAGGGGAGGGGCTTCGCCGGATCTTCCACACCCAGCAG CTTTCCAAATCCACCCGTGCCTACGAGGAAGGACACCGTCCGTCAATTTTTACCTTGAAGGAATACCGTGCTTCGCGTATCCAGGAGACGAAGGAGCAGCTGTATGATCTCATTGCCGGTGCCGAGGCCAATTCCAAGACCTTCTTGCTGAACAAGAGTCTGCTCAAGGATCTCTCTACACAAGTCAAGCCTAGACCAGAGGACCCTCATTG GTGCAAGATAAGTAGAACCAAGAAGGTGACTGACATTACTATGTCAGCGGGTATTCTTGTTATTTCTGGGCTCACTTATTATGCCTTGACTTCCTGTCCTGAAATCGTAAAGTTTGGTGATTATCTTGTTACTGCTGAGAGTGTGCCCATGATACGAGAGAGACTGCAGAGGCAAGTAATACAAGAGAGACTGCAGAGGCAAGCAGTACAAGAGAGACTGAGCAAGCAATATGGATATTGGCCTGTTGCTACTGCTGAGGGAGTGGACAAGCAAGATGGATATCAGCGTGTTGCTACTGCTGAGGGAGCGGACAAGCAGGATGCATATCAGCCTGTTGCTGCTGCTGAGGGAGCGTACAAGCGAGATGGATATCAGCCTGTTGCTACTGCTGAGGGAGCGGACAAGCAAGATGGATATCAGCGTGTTGCTACTGCTGAGGGAGCGGACAAGCAAGATGGATATCAGCGTGTTGCTACTGCTGAGAGGGAGTGGACACAAGCAAGAGGAAACTTGCAAAAGCAAGCTGAATGA
- the LOC109782204 gene encoding uncharacterized protein isoform X3, which yields MIDREPSKKKKKDDRQRALPDPSKRPLSSPRRREAIQRGTLTLTQLRSARPASMAASLRAAATRILRPAVLPGEGRRLLVHTQQLSKSTLALEKEHRPSAIQQREQMCLELSKSTLPLEEKHRAELIQQKKEELYELIAHAYADSTASSLDKSLLKNLSTQVKPRLEDPQWCSINHVQDN from the exons ATGATAGACAGAGaaccctcaaaaaaaaaaaaaaaagatgaTAGACAGAGAGCACTGCCCGATCCATCAAAGCGTCCCCTTTCTTCTCCTCGGCGGCGGGAGGCGATCCAGCGaggaaccctaaccctaacccagCTCCGATCCGCAAG GCCTGCGTCGATGGCGGCTTCCCTCCGCGCGGCGGCGACGAGGATCCTGCGCCCGGCGGTGCTTCCAGGGGAGGGGCGTCGCCTGCTCGTCCACACCCAGCAG CTTTCCAAATCCACCCTTGCCTTGGAGAAGGAACACCGTCCGTCGGCAATCCAGCAGAGGGAGCAGATGTGTCTCGAGCTTTCGAAATCCACCCTTCCCTTGGAGGAGAAACACCGTGCAGAGCTAATCCAGCAGAAGAAGGAGGAGCTGTATGAACTCATCGCCCATGCCTACGCCGATTCCACGGCCTCCTCGCTGGACAAGAGTCTTCTGAAAAATCTCTCTACACAAGTCAAGCCTAGACTAGAGGACCCTCAATGGTGCAGTATCAACCAT GTGCAAGATAACTAG
- the LOC109782204 gene encoding uncharacterized protein isoform X1 — translation MIDREPSKKKKKDDRQRALPDPSKRPLSSPRRREAIQRGTLTLTQLRSARPASMAASLRAAATRILRPAVLPGEGRRLLVHTQQLSKSTLALEKEHRPSAIQQREQMCLELSKSTLPLEEKHRAELIQQKKEELYELIAHAYADSTASSLDKSLLKNLSTQVKPRLEDPQWCKITRTKKLTDLATSVAILASSGLTYCVLTAGPELVKYDGHLVTAESLPLLQGQWPAAAGKGVRKQDMQK, via the exons ATGATAGACAGAGaaccctcaaaaaaaaaaaaaaaagatgaTAGACAGAGAGCACTGCCCGATCCATCAAAGCGTCCCCTTTCTTCTCCTCGGCGGCGGGAGGCGATCCAGCGaggaaccctaaccctaacccagCTCCGATCCGCAAG GCCTGCGTCGATGGCGGCTTCCCTCCGCGCGGCGGCGACGAGGATCCTGCGCCCGGCGGTGCTTCCAGGGGAGGGGCGTCGCCTGCTCGTCCACACCCAGCAG CTTTCCAAATCCACCCTTGCCTTGGAGAAGGAACACCGTCCGTCGGCAATCCAGCAGAGGGAGCAGATGTGTCTCGAGCTTTCGAAATCCACCCTTCCCTTGGAGGAGAAACACCGTGCAGAGCTAATCCAGCAGAAGAAGGAGGAGCTGTATGAACTCATCGCCCATGCCTACGCCGATTCCACGGCCTCCTCGCTGGACAAGAGTCTTCTGAAAAATCTCTCTACACAAGTCAAGCCTAGACTAGAGGACCCTCAATG GTGCAAGATAACTAGAACCAAGAAGCTGACTGATTTGGCTACGTCGGTAGCTATTCTTGCTTCTTCTGGGCTCACTTATTGTGTCTTGACTGCTGGTCCTGAACTAGTAAAGTATGATGGACATCTTGTTACTGCGGAGAGTCTGCCCCTTCTACAAGGACAATGGCCTGCTGCTGCCGGTAAGGGAGTGCGCAAGCAAGATATGCAGAAGTGA
- the LOC109782204 gene encoding uncharacterized protein isoform X2 has translation MAASLRAAATRILRPAVLPGEGRRLLVHTQQLSKSTLALEKEHRPSAIQQREQMCLELSKSTLPLEEKHRAELIQQKKEELYELIAHAYADSTASSLDKSLLKNLSTQVKPRLEDPQWCKITRTKKLTDLATSVAILASSGLTYCVLTAGPELVKYDGHLVTAESLPLLQGQWPAAAGKGVRKQDMQK, from the exons ATGGCGGCTTCCCTCCGCGCGGCGGCGACGAGGATCCTGCGCCCGGCGGTGCTTCCAGGGGAGGGGCGTCGCCTGCTCGTCCACACCCAGCAG CTTTCCAAATCCACCCTTGCCTTGGAGAAGGAACACCGTCCGTCGGCAATCCAGCAGAGGGAGCAGATGTGTCTCGAGCTTTCGAAATCCACCCTTCCCTTGGAGGAGAAACACCGTGCAGAGCTAATCCAGCAGAAGAAGGAGGAGCTGTATGAACTCATCGCCCATGCCTACGCCGATTCCACGGCCTCCTCGCTGGACAAGAGTCTTCTGAAAAATCTCTCTACACAAGTCAAGCCTAGACTAGAGGACCCTCAATG GTGCAAGATAACTAGAACCAAGAAGCTGACTGATTTGGCTACGTCGGTAGCTATTCTTGCTTCTTCTGGGCTCACTTATTGTGTCTTGACTGCTGGTCCTGAACTAGTAAAGTATGATGGACATCTTGTTACTGCGGAGAGTCTGCCCCTTCTACAAGGACAATGGCCTGCTGCTGCCGGTAAGGGAGTGCGCAAGCAAGATATGCAGAAGTGA